A part of Gambusia affinis linkage group LG21, SWU_Gaff_1.0, whole genome shotgun sequence genomic DNA contains:
- the relch gene encoding RAB11-binding protein RELCH homolog isoform X7: MASVNPFDVSDSEEEAERRPNETVDTERSPSEGAPGPPPGNPFSPPADAEPPTLLLSSNRTSPSGEGMSVSAAAISAMAGVVETRVSVDVIAAQLLRDQYILTALEFHTELLEAGRELPRLRDYFSNPGNFERQSGTPPAKDQVLGPGGPLNRAGSISTLDSLDFARYSDDGNRESDERVAESEVACQERKNFKSSPEIQEPIRQLEKRALNFLVNEYLLKNEYKLSSITFSDENDDQDFELWDDVGLNIPKPPDLLQLYRNGGSTLSSPRDKVDASVGVAFGDLPGNCVAREPRKKPDLSQQQQSEVVQELEYQLNLLNSEKQSLAEQIKKLQSEIQILKKSVSSPPPANLELCSSSSSSKPCSTNPPSVPSLDNGQYLDIRGVLEAGNDLVSTSTQNTSQSQQQTCNKATSQQRVQFDQPNRKLSPAFQQALLSFCRMCSESRLGAEVSRIADSEESVMLMLGRCLPHIVPNVLLAKREELIPLILCTACLHPEPKERDQLLHILFNLIKRPDDEQRQMILTGCVAFARHVGPTRVEAELLPQCWEQINHKYPERRLLVAEACGALAPYLPKEIRSSLVLSMLQQMLAEDKADMVREAVVKSLGIIMGYIDDSDKYAQGFELMLLSLGDPSERVVNAVHQVFIPAFAAWTTELGTLHTALIPSLLARIEKLLTQGEHGLDEHKLHVFLSALQSLIPPLFAVVLQNAPFTSRAKPHEDIPAIEVTRFPRPASPLQDMAIIIGNRELLSSLLLLYDHQLEHEGTTGWESLLWVVNQLLPQLIEIVGRINVTSSTCVHEFSRFFWRFCRTFGKIFTNTKVKPQFQEILRLSEENVDASAGNGILTKATVPIYATGVLTCYNQEEDRKLLVGFLEDVMTTLSLSHAPLDSLKASFVELGANPAYHELLLTVLWYGVVHTSALVRCTAARMFELLVKGVNETLVAQRVVPALITLSSDPEISVRIATIPAFGTIMETVTQKELLERVKMQLASFLEDPQYQDQHSLHMEIIRTFGRVGPNAEPRFRDDFVLPHLHKLALANNSQSVEGKRIDIAIHLFEAYSALSCCFISEEVMVNHFLPGLRCLHADMEQLSPEHEVILGSMIKECEIKVENRGISDAQGSISIASSLVGEDAKTKFLSKMGQLTTSGAMLANVFQRKK, encoded by the exons ATGGCGTCGGTCAACCCATTTGATGTCAGTGATTCTGAGGAAGAAGCAGAACGACGTCCCAATGAGACGGTGGACACAGAAAGAAGCCCGAGCGAGGGGGCGCCAGGTCCACCGCCAGGCAATCCCTTCTCTCCGCCTGCAGATGCCGAACCTCCGACACTGCTGCTGTCTAGCAACCGGACAAGCCCCAGTGGTGAGGGCATGTCGGTTTCGGCCGCGGCCATATCCGCTATGGCAGGTGTTGTGGAGACGCGGGTTTCTGTGGATGTTATCGCTGCTCAGCTATTGCGGGACCAGTACATTCTTACGGCCCTGGAGTTTCACACTGAACTGCTGGAAGCAGGCAGGGAGCTTCCGCGGCTAAGGGATTATTTCTCCAACCCTGGCAACTTCGAGCGACAAAGCGGCACTCCACCTGCCAAAGACCAGGTGCTGGGACCTGGAGGACCACTGA ATCGAGCAGGCAGTATTAGCACCCTGGACTCGCTGGACTTTGCACGTTACTCAGATGACGGCAACCGAGAGTCAGACGAACGAGTGGCAG AGAGTGAAGTGGCATGTCAGGAGAGAAAAAACTTCAAATCGAGTCCTGAAATCCAG GAGCCCATACGCCAACTGGAGAAAAGAGCCTTAAACTTCCTTgtgaatgaatatttattaaaaaatgaatacaaactCTCATCCATCACCTTTTCTGATGAAAACGATGATCAG GACTTTGAATTGTGGGATGACGTCGGTCTCAACATCCCAAAACCTCCTGACCTGTTGCAGCTCTACAGGAACGGAGGCAGCACGCTTTCCTCTCCAAGGGATAAGGTGGACGCGTCTGTCGGTGTGGCTTTTGGGGATCTTCCAGGAAACTGCGTCGCTCGAGAGCCCCGAAAGAAGCCTGACCTGTCACAGCAG CAACAGTCAGAAGTTGTGCAAGAATTGGAATACCAGCTGAACCTCCTGAACAGTGAGAAGCAGAGTCTTGCTGAGCAAATAAAGAAACTGCAGAG TGAGATTCAGATCCTGAAAAAGAGCGTCTCGTCTCCGCCTCCGGCCAATCTGGAGCTTTGCTCCTCCTCTAGCTCCTCAAAGCCCTGCTCCACTAATCCTCCTTCTGTG cCTTCTCTAGATAATGGTCAGTATCTAGACATCCGAGGGGTGTTGGAGGCTGGAAATGACCTTGTATCGACCTCCACTCAGAACACATCACAGTCCCAACAGCAAACCTGCAACAAAGCTACAAGTCAACAACGCGTCCAGTTTGATCAACCAAACAG GAAGTTATCCCCGGCCTTCCAGCAAGCCTTGCTATCTTTCTGCAGAATGTGCTCCGAGAGTCGACTCGGAGCCGAG GTGTCTCGCATAGCAGACAGCGAGGAAAGCGTGATGCTGATGCTGGGCCGCTGTCTTCCTCACATCGTCCCCAACGTCCTCCTTGCTAAACGAGAG GAGCTGATTCCCCTCATATTGTGCACTGCATGTCTTCACCCAGAACCTAAGGAGAGGGACCAGCTCCTCCACATCCTCTTCAACCTGATAAAGAGACCGGATGATGAGCAGAG ACAAATGATCCTGACGGGCTGCGTTGCATTTGCAAGACATGTGGGTCCCACTCGAGTCGAAGCCGAGCTGCTTCCTCAATGTTGGGAACAG ATTAACCACAAATATCCTGAGAGGCGGTTGTTGGTGGCTGAAGCCTGTGGAGCCTTAGCTCCGTACCTGCCT AAGGAAATCCGTAGCTCGCTGGTGTTGTCTATGCTGCAGCAGATGCTGGCTGAGGACAAGGCTGACATGGTCAGAGAGGCTGTGGTCAAAAGTCTGGGTATTATTATGGGTTACATTGATGACTCTGACAAATACGCCCAG GGGTTTGAGTTAATGCTGCTCTCGCTTGGGGACCCATCAGAGCGGGTGGTCAACGCAGTCCATCAGGTCTTCATTCCTGCCTTTGCTGCCTGGACCACAGAGCTGGGCACCCTGCACACTGCACTCATACCTTCTCTGCTGGCTCGTATAGAGAAACTGCTAACA CAGGGAGAACACGGACTGGATGAGCACAAACTTCATGTTTTCCTGTCAGCTCTCCAGTCCCTTATTCCGCCTCTGTTTGCAGTGGTGCTGCAGAATGCACCCTTCACCAGCAGAGCCAAGCCACACGAAGACATACCTGCAATAGAAG TGACCCGGTTCCCGAGGCCAGCCTCTCCTCTTCAGGACATGGCTATCATCATTGGGAACAGAGAGCTGCTCAGCTCCCTGCTGCTCCTCTATGACCACCAACTGGAGCATGAAGGAACCACTGGCTGGGAAAGCCTGCTGTGGGTGGTCAACCAGCT CCTTCCTCAGCTCATAGAGATTGTGGGTCGCATCAACGTGACTTCATCAACCTGCGTTCACGAGTTCTCCCGCTTTTTCTGGAGGTTCTGTCGCACGTTTGGCAAGATCTTCACCAACACTAAG GTGAAGCCTCAATTCCAGGAGATTCTCAGACTATCAGAAGAGAATGTCG ATGCCTCAGCAGGGAACGGCATACTGACCAAAGCTACAGTCCCAATCTATGCCACTGGAGTGCTGACATGTTACAATCAG GAGGAAGACCGCAAGCTGTTGGTGGGATTCCTGGAGGATGTCATGACgactctctctctgtctcatgCTCCTCTTGACAGCCTGAAGGCCTCCTTTGTAGAGCTTGG TGCCAACCCAGCGTAtcatgagctgctgctgactgttTTATGGTACGGGGTTGTCCACACATCTGCTCTGGTGCGGTGTACCGCAGCACGAATGTTTGAG CTGCTGGTGAAGGGGGTGAATGAGACGCTGGTAGCTCAGAGAGTGGTGCCGGCTCTCATCACACTGTCTTCCGACCCTGAAAT ATCAGTTAGGATTGCCACTATTCCTGCCTTTGGTACCATCATGGAGACTGTCACACAAAAAGAG CTGCTGGAGCGTGTGAAAATGCAGCTGGCATCGTTCCTTGAAGACCCTCAGTACCAGGATCAGCACTCTTTGCACATGGAGATCATCAGGACGTTTGGAAGGGTCGGTCCTAACGCAGAGCCGCGCTTCAGAGACGACT TTGTTCTCCCGCACCTTCATAAGCTTGCATTAGCCAACAACAGCCAGTCGGTGGAAGGCAAGAGGATTGACATCGCCATCCACCTGTTTGAGGCCTACAGTGCCCTCTCCTGCTGCT TCATTTCTGAGGAGGTCATGGTCAACCATTTCCTGCCAGGCCTCAGGTGTCTGCATGCCGACATGGAGCAACTGTCTCCAGAGCATGAG gtgATTTTAGGGTCTATGATCAAAGAGTGTGAAATAAAGGTGGAAAACAGAGGAATTTCTGATGCCCAAGG ATCAATTTCTATTGCCTCCAGTTTGGTGGGTGAAGATGCCAAGACCAAGTTTCTGAGTAAGATGGGTCAGCTGACCACCTCTGGAGCAATGCTGGCCAACGTCTTCCAGAGAAAGAAGTAA